A single region of the Mugil cephalus isolate CIBA_MC_2020 chromosome 4, CIBA_Mcephalus_1.1, whole genome shotgun sequence genome encodes:
- the amigo3 gene encoding amphoterin-induced protein 3, protein MVWTGVMISGSLIVLLVFINQVQAGSRGAFGCLYASDILSCTGLGMDQVPGDMPVSTVTLDLSHNRIVDLDAGSFEGLPRLETLRLAHNQLSDIPPGAFSNSSGTLLRHLDLSSNRLRVLEQDYFQDLQGLEELLLFNNRIVRVESQALAGLRNLHKAYLSHNRLTDFPFFSIQKHSHPHLSLLDLSSNRLPKLPLEDISNLPLSVQEGLYLHNNSLVCECSMYDLFRVWDQKGYDSVRFFRQEHVCLVFGIQRGTVRFFQHGRYFEKCNTTLNQPMREQESSVAVTAGNPLLLHCVTSLSGHGVTFLWFAPNSEYVVPPGNNSSLKMFGNGSLEIVAARERDSGIYWCMALDQRRRRNETWEVNVTVVLQHDAEAHEPFNTGFTTLLGCVVSLVLVLMYLYLTPCRCPPCPKTPPPATPTPSIGNEGTAGASILTPTPPATTEAPGRKVSTNKHVVFLEPIREQQNGRLRAEPGHLGPGLLLSPELKGHRAGEMDSIVFSDTPIMMP, encoded by the coding sequence ATGGTTTGGACTGGCGTCATGATCTCTGGTTCTCTGATTGTGCTGCTGGTCTTTATAAACCAGGTCCAGGCCGGGTCTCGGGGCGCGTTTGGGTGCCTTTATGCCTCGGATATCCTGAGCTGCACCGGTCTGGGTATGGACCAGGTCCCCGGGGACATGCCGGTCTCTACCGTCACGCTGGATCTCAGCCACAACCGCATCGTGGACTTGGACGCCGGCAGCTTCGAAGGACTTCCGCGGCTGGAGACACTCCGGTTGGCCCACAACCAGCTGAGTGACATCCCCCCCGGGGCATTCTCCAACTCCTCTGGGACTCTGCTCCGACACCTGGACCTGTCATCCAACCGTCTTCGCGTCCTGGAGCAGGACTACTTCCAGGACCTGCAGGGACTGGAGGAGCTGCTTCTGTTCAACAACCGGATCGTCCGGGTGGAGAGCCAAGCCCTGGCCGGACTGAGAAACCTCCACAAGGCCTACCTCAGCCACAACCGCCTCACCGACTTCCCCTTCTTCTCCATCCAGAAGCACAGCCACCCCCACCTGTCCCTCCTGGACCTGTCCTCCAACCGCCTCCCCAAACTGCCCCTGGAGGACATATCAAACCTGCCCCTCTCCGTCCAGGAGGGTCTCTACCTCCACAACAACTCCCTGGTCTGCGAGTGCTCCATGTATGACCTGTTCCGGGTCTGGGACCAGAAAGGCTACGATTCGGTCCGGTTCTTCCGACAGGAGCACGTGTGTCTGGTGTTTGGGATCCAGAGAGGCACCGTGAGGTTCTTCCAACATGGACGCTACTTTGAGAAgtgtaacacaacactgaaccaGCCAATGAGGGAGCAGGAGAGCAGCGTTGCTGTGACGGCAGGAAATCCGTTGCTGTTGCACTGCGTCACCTCGTTGTCTGGCCACGGCGTCACCTTCCTTTGGTTCGCACCCAACTCGGAGTACGTGGTCCCGCCGGGGAACAACAGCTCCCTCAAGATGTTCGGCAATGGCAGCTTGGAGATTGTGGCGGCACGAGAGCGGGATTCTGGGATCTACTGGTGCATGGCGTTGGACCAGCGGCGGCGGCGCAACGAAACCTGGGAGGTCAACGTGACCGTGGTGCTGCAGCATGATGCCGAAGCCCACGAGCCCTTCAACACTGGGTTCACCACCCTCCTGGGCTGCGTAGTGAGCCTGGTGCTAGTCCTCATGTACCTCTACCTGACGCCATGCCGCTGCCCTCCCTGCCCTAAGACCCCGCCCCCCGCCACGCCCACCCCCAGCATAGGGAATGAGGGCACCGCCGGAGCCTCCATCCTCACCCCGACCCCTCCGGCGACCACCGAGGCCCCAGGCCGTAAGGTCAGTACCAACAAGCATGTCGTGTTTCtggagccaatcagagagcaacAGAACGGCAGGTTGAGGGCGGAGCCTGGACACCTGGGACCAGGTTTACTCCTGAGCCCAGAGCTGAAAGGGCACAGGGCCGGCGAAATGGACTCCATCGTCTTCTCCGATACGCCCATTATGATGCCATAG